A single genomic interval of Helianthus annuus cultivar XRQ/B chromosome 13, HanXRQr2.0-SUNRISE, whole genome shotgun sequence harbors:
- the LOC110899965 gene encoding probable methyltransferase PMT3 produces the protein MRGRTDGSQKKRLLTTFVLVGAALLFLYLYFRSQSEGESAIEYGSRSLRKLGSSYLGGDDESDLGSKQDEFKFGLDDEDGIVPKSFPVCDDRYSELIPCLDRHLIYQMRLKLDLSLMEHYERHCPLPERRFNCLIPPPNGYKVPIKWPKSRDEVWKANIPHTHLAHEKSDQNWMVVKGEKIVFPGGGTHFHYGADKYIKSLANMLNFSKDNMNNEGNLRTVLDVGCGVASFGGYLLSSDIIAMSLAPNDVHQNQIQFALERGIPAYLGVLGTKRLPYPSRSFELAHCSRCRIDWLQRDGILLLELDRLLRPGGYFAYSSPEAYAQDEEDLRIWKEMSALVERMCWKIAAKRNQTVIWVKPLTNDCYLERAPGTQPPLCRSDDDPDAVYGVNMEACITPYSDHDHSSKGSGLAPWPARLTSPPPRLADFGYSSDMFEMDTELWRKRVENYWDLLSPKISANTIRNVMDMKANLGSFGAALGNKDVWVMNVVPEDGPNTLKLIYDRGLIGSTHNWCEAYSTYPRTYDLLHASNVFSEIIEKKGCSGEDLLIEIDRILRPTGFLIVRDKKPVTDFVKKYLPAIHWETVAVADSPSESDGDDVVLIVQKKLWLTSESLRETD, from the exons ATGAGAGGAAGAACAGATGGATCTCAGAAGAAGCGATTGCTCACTACTTTTGTTCTTGTGGGAGCCGCCCTCCTTTTCCTCTATTTGTATTTCCGTTCTCAGAGCGAAGGTGAATCCGCTATAGAGTACGGTAGCCGGTCTCTAAGAAAGCTCGGATCATCCTACTTAGGCGGTGATGACGAATCTGATCTTGGTAGCAAGCAAGATGAATTTAAGTTCGGGCTCGATGACGAGGATGGTATTGTACCAAAAAGCTTTCCC GTTTGTGATGATCGATACTCTGAACTGATACCCTGCCTTGACCGACATCTTATCTACCAGATGAGATTGAAGTTGGATTTGTCTTTGATGGAACACTATGAAAGACATTGCCCTCTGCCCGAAAGGCGTTTTAACTGCTTGATTCCTCCCCCAAATGGGTACAAG GTCCCGATCAAGTGGCCAAAAAGCCGAGATGAAGTATGGAAAGCAAACATACCACATACCCACCTTGCACACGAGAAATCAGATCAAAACTGGATGGTTGTAAAAGGCGAAAAGATCGTATTCCCAGGTGGAGGAACACATTTCCACTACGGAGCTGATAAGTACATCAAATCACTTGCAAAT ATGCTCAACTTCTCAAAAGATAACATGAACAACGAAGGAAACTTACGAACCGTTCTCGACGTCGGTTGCGGTGTCGCAAGTTTTGGTGGTTATCTTCTGTCATCTGACATCATCGCAATGTCGTTAGCACCTAACGATGTGCATCAGAATCAAATCCAGTTCGCGTTAGAACGAGGCATTCCTGCATATCTTGGTGTTCTCGGAACGAAAAGACTTCCGTACCCCAGCCGATCTTTCGAACTTGCGCATTGTTCACGTTGTAGAATCGATTGGCTACAACGGGATGGTATTCTTTTACTTGAGTTAGATAGGTTGTTAAGACCAGGTGGCTACTTTGCTTACTCGTCTCCTGAAGCGTACGCGCAAGATGAAGAGGATCTTAGAATATGGAAAGAGATGAGTGCACTTGTTGAACGCATGTGCTGGAAAATAGCGGCGAAGAGAAACCAAACGGTCATTTGGGTCAAACCTTTGACTAATGATTGTTACTTGGAGAGAGCTCCTGGTACTCAACCTCCTCTTTGTCGATCGGATGATGATCCGGATGCTGTTTATGGAGTAAACATGGAAGCTTGCATCACACCTTACTCTGACC ATGATCACTCAAGCAAAGGAAGCGGATTGGCTCCATGGCCAGCTAGGCTAACTTCTCCACCTCCTCGTCTTGCTGACTTTGGCTATTCAAGTGATATGTTTGAAATGGACACG GAGCTGTGGCGTAAGAGGGTTGAGAATTACTGGGATCTGTTGAGCCCCAAAATATCAGCAAACACTATACGGAATGTGATGGACATGAAGGCAAATTTGGGTTCATTCGGTGCTGCTTTGGGGAACAAAGACGTTTGGGTGATGAACGTTGTCCCTGAAGATGGACCTAACACATTGAAGCTTATTTATGATAGAGGCTTAATCGGCTCAACTCATAACTG GTGTGAAGCATACTCGACCTACCCACGTACATACGATCTTCTCCACGCTAGCAACGTGTTTTCCGAAATAATCGAAAAGAAAGGTTGCAGTGGTGAAGATTTGTTGATCGAGATCGACCGTATTCTGAGGCCCACGGGCTTCCTAATCGTCCGGGACAAAAAGCCCGTCACCGATTTCGTGAAGAAATATTTACCCGCAATACACTGGGAGACGGTTGCGGTGGCGGATTCGCCGTCGGAATCAGATGGAGATGATGTTGTGCTTATAGTCCAAAAGAAACTATGGCTTACAAGTGAAAGCTTAAGGGAAACAGACTAA